Below is a window of Humulus lupulus chromosome 2, drHumLupu1.1, whole genome shotgun sequence DNA.
GACTCAGATTCTCTAATTGAGTTTTTTCGAGCACATCAACTACACTTCTTTCACAACTGACGCTCAAAATTTTACTTCCACAAGACAATTGTTTCACCTTCACACTTGAATACAACCCCTCAGAGCTGGAAGACACGGAAGATGCAAAACGAAGCCGCTGAGACAAGGAAGACTGGTTTTGGAAAAGCCTCCTCGAAGATAATGAGCAGGGAGTTTTAGCTCCACAATATTGCAATGCTATCTCCATTGTCAGAATAATCTCAATGGATCTAGTATCTCAAAGCTAGTTATTTCGACAAATTGAATCAAAGAGCAATTTTCTCTGCTAAAAAAATCAAAGATCCCAAAGTCAgattaacaaaacaaaaaaaactcaaacttcaGCAACTCTAAAATGGAATCATTTCTCAACCAAAAACACTTGCATTTACCATTTAATatcaaaaaattgaagaaaaaaaatcacacaCCACATAAAACAACACGCATTCCCCCATTTAAGAGCTAAAAAAAGCATGAATTCATGATTCGAAATGCAATCCCTCATTCACTGCAAAGTTTACATCAACACGAATAAAAATTCCAAAAAGAGAGAGAGATTGGAGGTGTACCTTTGAAAATGAATGCAGAGAGCTCTTAGGTAAGAATCGTAATGAATCTCTATATAAAGGTTTATAGGgtttcttgagagagagagagcgagctGCGCCGCCGTCTAGCTCAGACCGCGAGCTCCAAAACTCTCAAACTCAAAAGACGAAAATGGTTCAGCAAAACCAGTCGCCGCCTCCCTTCGTTTCTTTCTCTCTTTGTAACTCTCTTTATATGTAgttttcaataaataaataaacaaataaaaacaacgtgcattttataatatatatttttcaaaaaagcCCTCCCGATATTTGAGCCAGATCAACGGCTGATATTCAATCATTCGGTCAAAGGGCAGGTCTATTTGGTCAAACTTTCTAATGAAAGCGCGTATTAAAGGACCTAAACGTAAATCAACGGTGGTGTTTACTCAACCAGTGCTGTGAGCAAACTTGGGAACTTTGACCCTGTCACTCTAACTTTTCTTAgctctattattattttttattttattggggAAGGTTGAATCTGACGTGGACTTTTTGTCTGAAGAGGTGGCACAGCCATAGATACGcattttgtttttggtttttttattttttttttcatttcaagtTTGTGTTCGTTGTTAGTTAAGAAGAGTAGTAATCAGGTGGACCCATCACCACTTAAAAACTTGTGGCCTCGACTCGATTCAACTGGATTATCCATTAAGATTGTCAGTTGTTGTCAATCAAAATATTGCTTTCATTGTGATTTGTGATTTGTGATTGTTTTTATCAACTATTATAATGGCAATGGCATGTTATTTGCTTAATGCTTTGTTATGTATAGTAATTTGTATATTCATCCCAACAATAATGCTGGTTTTATATTCAATAATTGATTTGACACAAAAAGACAATTGAATTATGTAATCCTTTTCATTGATGATAATTAAGGTCCTATGATAATAGTTATGTGGTAAGAAACACCACATAACTATTTattaacaataaataaaaaaaaatgacagaTTTAATGAGACAATAACTATTTATTTAATTTCTTTGATTTAGTATAAGCAAAATAATATATGTAAGATTTATATATCTAATAAGAATAATATAAGATGGTGAATCTTTTAAAGAGGGACTCTCCACACACTATGCAAGAGGTTTGTATTCCTATGTAGACACCTCAACAAACTCATGTGAGGACAATATCTCAAAAACACATTAAGATGGTTTTTATTTACTTTGTCAAACAAGAAAGAGCTCATAGCCACTACTTGTGAAAATATCTTCTTGCATGATTTTTTGTGTGTGTGAGGTATTCATGGTAagaatttgttttccatttttttttttttttttgaaataaagaaGGAATTTTATTAATAACTATCCTTCAAAATTACATCAAGAATAGCAGGAGAGAAATCCCCTCCCCTGATAGTACAATCAGCAACATGACAGGAAGCTCTAGCAAGAGCATGAGCAATACTGTTCGCAGACcgcttaacaaaaaaaaattctaatattCTTATCATCATTCCACAAACCCTTACACTCCTTGATTAAACTCCCGAAGTAGGAGTCCATAGAAATTGCAAAATTTATATATCTATTCGTATATACGTGTTATAAATTGATTCTATTATTAGGATCGATAACCCTCATTAATGATATTTCTTTGATACTCTTTTATCTCTTaagctttttttttatttggttttggcctatttttttttcttaaaaaaagttaattattaCAAGAGATTTTTTTTGGGGAACATGCCAATCTTCAAAATGGACTTactcaaaaaataataataatagacacTTCAAATGGACTAGACTAGGCAGGGCCAGGTAGAGACATTTGTGGGCAATGTGGATTTACATTACTAAATTTTGTTATTACTAGACTTCCAAAATTCATTAGTGGGCAATGGTgaccttttcttttttctttttttgttattattattaaataattaaaatcctaaATCTCTATTTGGTAAAGAAATATAGGAGGGGGTGGAAAGAAAGTGAatcaagaaaatattttttttttgttatgaatAATAGGAGAAAGAGAATCAGAAATGGACTAGGAAAGTCTTCAAAAATTAATATCTCCATTTTttatttcttcctttctttcttttaatTTGACCAGCGTTTCATCTTACAATTTTAAGTTAGCAAATAGAATATGACACTTAAGTCAATAAAAATAGACAATATTCCAATTATAATAATCCCAAGTCCAAAACCAGCCATGCATTATTAAACTATTATAATAGTCCACATCCATTCACACGAATTCAATCAACACATTATTGGGCCGGGCCTCATTAAAACACTCCCTGTTGTGTGATTAAAAATCCAAACGATataatactatgggcccatgtgGGCCCAACTAGTTCCTTTTTCATTTTTGTTTCATTATAGAATTTATTATATTATTCTTACTGGGACCATAAAAGGTAACTACCTAGAAACAACCCAAGGAACTGCGAGAGCTCAGAATGcttattttgtttttcttcttgtttTTGTTGGTCAGGAAAAAATCAATAAAGCTATGATATAATGATatgaaagaaaaatggaaaagaTGGGAGAATACTAGAGAACAATTCAAAAACAAATAAGAGAGCATTGTTTTATTCTAAAAGCTAACAACAGAAGTTGCTGAGACAACAAGGGAAGTTTTTGCAAAGATTCAACATGAAATGAAATATTAGTAAAGACAGAGATATTAGGTTTAATTAACCTACACAGACTTTGGTGGGCTTTGACTGATTTTGATCTACATTCCTTCCTTGCTTGCTTGGATTTTTGTTGTGGATGCACCATTACTAAATGGGAATGAAAAACAATTGCATTTACAGAACTCCACTTGAGGCTTTGGAGCTAGCTACTATCTCAGGAATATTTGGTGTCTCCATGTCCATTTGTAAGGGAGCTTTTTTTCTCATAAAAACTTACAGTCAGATTGTGCCATGGAAGCCAGCTGAATCCAAAAGCACCGCCTTGATTTGCTCGGGTAGCACCTCCTGCCCTTCTCTACATTGCTGATGAACAACATAAATGTTAAGACGAAAGAATTCCTATTAGAATCCATGTTAGGGGGTAGTACATTAACCAAAAATCAAGTAAGAACTATAACTGATCATTTTAATTGGTGGAAACAGTAACTAAAGAAGAGAGCTTGGAATGGTTGCTGGAGGAGAAGCATACCTCAGCTCGAAACACATCTAAAGCAAACCCGTTGAAGCAGCTGATTACAGCCTGCTGGATGTCCAACCCAAGGTTGTCCAAAGCCCTCATAGTGGAGAGCAAGAGACCTGGTCTCCGAGCGCAGAACATGTGAATGTTAACAGCCCTTCCTTCCCTGAGCCGAACCTCTACCTACAAGACCGAGAAATCATTCCTAAGGTTATCGTGTATATAATTGATTATCTCGGTGCATACATTTTATCTCATTGACTAAGCCATCACCAGGTTGTCAATATGAATATTAATCAATGTTCCTGTTAAGTTCTCAGTCTCACAGAGCAAAACAAATAGAGAAAACCAACAGCAACATACTTCCAATTGTTATAAAGAAACTGAATGTTAAGGAGAATCAAGGTATATGAAATATACCCTTGCAGGTTGGTTTTTAGGGCTCGGCAAGGAGCCTGGGAACAGTTCTTCCTTGACACGGCACGGAAGGGTGGGTGGTGTGGGTGTCAAAGGGTGAAAGCTTGAAGAAGGTGGCAACAAAGAACCAGGAGGGGTTGACTCCAGCTCATTATGAAGATCATTAATCCTCTGAAGTAGCTCCTTCAAGTAGTCAATGGCATCGCCAAGTATCGAAGCCCTATCCATCTGTGATAAACCAAGAAGCGAAGACATGAAGAGTATTGAAGCATTTAAAAAATGGACCCTACAAAGAACTTCAATATATTGTTGGATCAACATAGTTCAAATCCTTATCAAAGTCTAAACTTTTAGCTTATCATCCGAAAACTAGACTTGCCCCATAGAATTATATCAACTCAAATTTCAATAACATATTGTTTAACTTCAAGATAGCTCACTAGCTTCACATAATATTAGTTTCATATGTTCATGACATCAATTTTGAAAGCAAATCAAAGTAAAATATATTGTTGGATCAACATAGTTCAACTCCTTATCAAGTCTAAATTTTTAGCTTATATTCCAAAATCTAGACTTGCCCCATAGAATTATATCAACTCAAATTTCAATAGCATATTGTTCAACTTCAAGATAGCTCACCAGCTTCACATAATAATAGTTTCATATGTTCGTGACATCAATTTTGAAAGCAAATCCAAGTAAAATATATTGTTGGATCAACATAGCTCAACTCCTTATCAAGTCTAAATTTTTAGCTTATATTCCAAAAACTAGACTTCCCCCGTAGAATTATATCAACCCAAATTTCAATAACATATTGTTCAACTTCAAGATAGCTCACCAGCTTCACAAAATAATAGCTTCATATGTTCATGACATCCATTTCAAaagcaaataaaaaataaatagacTGGACTAGCTCCAAATGTTCCATTAATAGTTACGAGACAAAATTGAAAACCAGGAACACGTGAGTCAAGTGATAAAATAATTGTTCTAATGTTCTAAGAATCAAAAGGAATTTCTTGAAATGGAAGAAGAACATAAATTCTTACCTTACTTATTTTGGGCACAACAGACCTAAGCATGTAGAGCCTATCATTGAGCTTCTTCCTCCGCCGCCTCTCCGCCATCAAATTCTTCGCCGGCAACCCTTTTTTCTTCCCCTTTTGATCTCCTCCGGTAACAGTACTATTCGCATTAGAATTGCTTCCACCATTCTTAGTATTCTCCTCCAGCTTACTATACTCATTCGCATCATCAGAATCATAATTAAGACCAGAAACGTCAATACTTTCTTCAATTTCACCATCATCACTCTTCTTCCTCTTTTTGTCTAAACTCTCCAAACTTTTTCCGAATCTCGAAGTTGAAATGTCCAAATTCCCCAGCTTATCAGCTCCGCCGGAATTTTGCCTGAGCGCCGCTCGCTTCTGGAACAGAGTTGGCTGAGCACCCACCGGAGGAAAAACCTCAAGGGGTCTCAAAACCTTAGCTCTGTTGTTCAGAAACAGAGCACCCCCCGAGCCATCGAAACCCTCAAACCCCGTGGGGCTAAATCCCCCTCCGAGCGCGGTGGCGTCGTCCGACAAGGGCAGCAACCGAGTCCCCGGAAACTCAGAGCTAGAACTCAATTCGGGAGTACCCATCTGAGGCTGCTGCGAATTAAGTCCGCTGAAACCCATTAAAACAGGGGAATTCGACGCTTGGTTTGGCTGAAAGGAGTTGAGAAACCCACCTTCGCAGCTCAAATCAAACCCATTGTCAAAAGGGTTGGTGTTAACAACgttaagaagagaagagaagcaGGATTTAGGGGGTAAGAAGTGGTGAGAGTGAGCTGGGTCGAGAGCAAACGCGTGAGAAGGAGAGCAAGAAGCAGAGGAGTCTATTGGCTGTAAGAGAAGGTTATGATCAGTAGCTGGGTTGTTACAGAAGCTAATGTCTCTGATATCATGGTGGTTAGGAGGAGGGAGACCATGGAAGTTATGGTGGTCTTGAGCAGGTGGGTTTAGAGCATTGTTCATGTACCAGTCActttcgagcatggttttgaaaGAAGAGAAAGAACCACCCATACCCATTTCTTCTTCCTTGTTCGGCTCTACTCCTTCGTTGTTTTTGGTCCAAGAAGCCGCGTCTTCTTCGTCCCCATCTATCCAAACGGCACCGTTCGACCTCGGCAACATATCGAATGAGAATGacctcaagagagagagagagagagagatgggtcTAAGCTCTCTGCTACTCTGCTACTCTGCTACTGTTACAGAAACGAAAGAAGCTTTTTCTTCAGAACATGATTTCAGAGAAGAAGAAATTGAACAGAGCGAGTGAGAAAGAGAGATTCCAAAGTTTGAACGTTATGGTTTTGTACTCTGCAAATGCAaatgaatggaaaatggagattGGGTTATcttatgtgtatttttttttggtGCTTTTTTTTACTGTCGttttactattttgcccctaATGACAATATTACCCCTacaaaagttgttttaattaccAATAGTACCCTCTTTTTTACTTATAGCCTTTCTGTTTTCTTTCCCAAATCCCAACTTTGTCAGTTTTAGATTTTAGCCATTGCGTAACGGCTGAGAAATTAAATAATAAGGAAATAAAAATACCATAATGTAATGATTGgtcaaacaaaaaaataaacttagttagaaataatttaaataaaaattttgagaaaatttattttattttgtatgttACACTTGTTAAATGTTAATATGGGcgttttgttttattttgcatGTTATTACATGTGTGAGTCAAACTTGACTATTGACCAATGACCAATATATAAAttttgttaaaaattaattaaaaggacCCGTCTACCCCAAAGTTACGTATAAATATAGTAATGTAGATTTTAGGTTGATTTTCAGTCCTCACACTCCAATTTAATTtaatgttattttataaaatgatATTCTTTTACAAAATAATCCTCTAGACATAATATCAAGAATTTTTAACATGGTGTTGAGTGAGTTATATAGGATATGAGTGTGTAAAAATTATTGTGGAAagtaattatatgtatatatataaaaaaaagataaatataaaaaaaaattacaacttttTAATATTATTCCTATATATATTCTAAATTTATGAAGTTATACTAAATTTAACTCTCAAATGTTCTAAAAAAGATtatttaatcatgtttagtttaaaaccaaacaaaatttaaataaaaataaaacccctTAGAAATTTATTTTCGTTCTTAAAATCTAAattctaaacaaaaaaaaaagtaaatatcaaattattgacaatatgaaaaaatatgttagaaatacaatttaaatataaataactatagGAATAAGGTCATCATCAAATACAGCAGAGCATACTATTACGATAGATTATAAGTCATTTTGGTTGTTCTTCCATATATTATTATCATCTATCAATGAAAGTGTGATCTTTCTTTTTTTTACTAGAGTTATTAAATTCAATTGGAAATTTAATTTTGTGATTGagtaaatatatgtttttttttttttgaaaaaaaaaagtatgtgaTCATATAGAAACTTACAATTTCAAGATGCATCCCCTCTATTTTTACAAcacacaacatatatatatatataaatattatacacacaaaatcatacaaaatatatacattatacACACAAAAAATGAGAAATTGAGAGTTAAAGTGGacccaccaagaaaaaaattatattaaaatatatctatatatatttatagatccACTATATGGATTGGTTGGCACCATAACATAAATGTGGTGTGTTTTCTCATAGAAGATAGAAGAAACGATGATAGTTCTCATATATGCCATTTCTACCATGCAACTCCTAAAAGCAAAAGTCTTTAATTTGGGAATAAATTTTCCACAACTTAACCCAAGTTTCTCGTGATTCCTTTCCATTTCACCGCACCTACTTTCCCCAATTTCTCtacttacaaatatatatataaataaaaatacgTACTTGAACTCGTCAAATCTTCTCAATCAATCACAGCCCTCCATTTCATCCTTGGGTCCCACTACACAAATAAATCAACGGCTAGAGATGCATGCCTTGCAAGTTACTTTGTTGTTGTGATGAATAATCTTCGCAAAAGAGACAAATTTGTGGACAACTTTAACCGACCCTCTAATACATATAGTCCATAGGACTCCATACCCAATTGCCAATTGCCAATAGCCATAAATAATTATTATGTTTATAATGAACGTTTGTCAAAATACACTACTTTTCTTTTTCAATATATTTCGCATCATGTTGAATACACTTGGTATTGGTATTTTATCGTTTGCGTTcacattaaaatatttattttgcaaataaaaaaatattaaaaagtaTATTATTTTTAAGAGATGTTTGCGTTAAAAGTACTCAAATTGTTACGTTTGTAGTACTTAAGTACTCAAGTTAACTTTTTGTTGGTGAAAGTACATTCCGTCCATGTTTTGTTGCAACCGTCAGTTCCAACTAGGGATGGCAAAAGTGGATCGAGGCGGGTCG
It encodes the following:
- the LOC133816987 gene encoding transcription factor ICE1-like translates to MLPRSNGAVWIDGDEEDAASWTKNNEGVEPNKEEEMGMGGSFSSFKTMLESDWYMNNALNPPAQDHHNFHGLPPPNHHDIRDISFCNNPATDHNLLLQPIDSSASCSPSHAFALDPAHSHHFLPPKSCFSSLLNVVNTNPFDNGFDLSCEGGFLNSFQPNQASNSPVLMGFSGLNSQQPQMGTPELSSSSEFPGTRLLPLSDDATALGGGFSPTGFEGFDGSGGALFLNNRAKVLRPLEVFPPVGAQPTLFQKRAALRQNSGGADKLGNLDISTSRFGKSLESLDKKRKKSDDGEIEESIDVSGLNYDSDDANEYSKLEENTKNGGSNSNANSTVTGGDQKGKKKGLPAKNLMAERRRRKKLNDRLYMLRSVVPKISKMDRASILGDAIDYLKELLQRINDLHNELESTPPGSLLPPSSSFHPLTPTPPTLPCRVKEELFPGSLPSPKNQPARVEVRLREGRAVNIHMFCARRPGLLLSTMRALDNLGLDIQQAVISCFNGFALDVFRAEQCREGQEVLPEQIKAVLLDSAGFHGTI